In a genomic window of Muntiacus reevesi chromosome 1, mMunRee1.1, whole genome shotgun sequence:
- the JUN gene encoding transcription factor Jun produces the protein MTAKMETTFYDDALNASFLQSESGAYGYSNPKILKQSMTLNLADPVGSLKPHLRAKNSDLLTSPDVGLLKLASPELERLIIQSSNGHITTTPTPTQFLCPKNVTDEQEGFAEGFVRALAELHSQNTLPSVTSAAQPVSGAGLVAPAVASVAGGSGSGGFSASLHSEPPVYANLSNFNPGALSSGGGAPSYGAAGLAFPAQPQQQQQQPPQPPHHLPQQIPVQHPRLQALKEEPQTVPEMPGETPPLSPIDMESQERIKAERKRMRNRIAASKCRKRKLERIARLEEKVKTLKAQNSELASTANMLREQVAQLKQKVMNHVNSGCQLMLTQQLQTF, from the coding sequence ATGACTGCAAAGATGGAAACGACCTTCTACGACGATGCCCTCAACGCCTCGTTCCTCCAGTCTGAGAGCGGCGCCTACGGCTACAGTAACCCCAAGATTCTGAAGCAGAGCATGACCCTGAATCTGGCCGACCCGGTGGGCAGCCTGAAGCCGCACCTCCGGGCCAAGAACTCCGACCTCCTCACCTCGCCCGACGTGGGGCTTCTCAAGCTGGCCTCGCCCGAGCTGGAGCGCCTGATCATACAGTCCAGCAACGGGCATATCACCACCACGCCGACCCCCACCCAGTTCCTGTGCCCCAAGAACGTGACGGACGAGCAGGAGGGATTCGCCGAGGGCTTCGTGCGCGCCCTGGCCGAACTGCACAGCCAGAACACGCTGCCCAGCGTCACGTCGGCGGCGCAGCCGGTCAGCGGGGCGGGCCTCGTGGCCCCGGCGGTGGCCTCGGTGGCGGGTGGCAGCGGCAGCGGCGGCTTCAGCGCCAGCCTGCACAGCGAGCCGCCGGTCTACGCCAACCTCAGCAACTTCAACCCCGGCGCGCTGAGCAGCGGCGGCGGGGCGCCCTCCTACGGCGCGGCCGGCCTGGCCTTTCCCGCGcagccccagcagcagcagcagcaaccgcCGCAGCCGCCACACCACCTGCCCCAGCAGATCCCGGTGCAGCACCCGCGGCTGCAGGCCCTGAAGGAGGAGCCGCAGACGGTGCCCGAGATGCCCGGGGAAACGCCGCCCCTGTCCCCCATCGACATGGAGTCCCAGGAGCGGATCAAGGCGGAGAGGAAGCGCATGAGGAACCGCATCGCTGCCTCCAAGTGCCGGAAAAGGAAGCTGGAGAGGATCGCGCGGctggaggaaaaagtgaaaaccttGAAAGCGCAGAACTCGGAGCTGGCGTCCACGGCCAATATGCTCAGGGAACAGGTGGCCCAGCTTAAACAGAAAGTCATGAACCACGTTAACAGCGGGTGCCAACTCATGCTAACGCAGCAGTTGCAAACGTTTTGA